CGGTGTTTGGTGTTGGCCCATTTACTGTGACCTGCCATAGAAAACTCTCCAGAAAAGCCATTTCCCGTCGCCTTTCAGCCCTCAGGTGTGTTGGCAGCGCCCGCTCGCACCGGTCACTTACTTATGTAAGCTTCCGGTGACTCCCGAGCTTGCCGCCTTCCTGAGAACTGAAATTCTTGGGAAAATTAATTGGCATTGATTATAAATTCTTCAATCGCTTGCCGATTGCTCCACGATTTGGTCAATGCCGCCGCAGCGGGCGCATCAAGCCAGCGGTAGGCCAGATGTTCTGTGAACACAATCGGGCGCTCGTGGGGCAACGCTAAACAAAACCAGGATTCGGTATTGTGCGTAACGCCCGGCGCATAGCGATGACGTAAATGACTAAAGATTTCAAACTCCACCGTGCGCTGACAGTCAACTAAGGACAGTTGCTCATGCGCAACATCAATGTTGACCTCTTCCTTTACTTCACGCGCGGCGGCCTGCGACGCGGTTTCACCGGGTTCCAGGCTGCCGGTAACCGACTGCCAAAAATCAGGATCGTCGCGTCGCTGCAACATCAGCACCCGTTTTGTGTCCTCGGCATAAATCACTACCAGTACGGAAACGGGATGCTTAAAGGACATCTTATTTACTCTCCGGCGTCTCTTTTTTGATAACAGAGATACCCAGTTCAGCCAGCGAAGCCGGGTTGGCAAAGCTTGGCGCTTCTGTCATCAGACAGGCTGCCGCCGTGGTTTTCGGGAAAGCGATAACGTCACGGATATTATCCGTGCCGGTCAACAACATGGTCAGGCGATCCAGACCAAACGCCAGGCCCGCGTGCGGCGGTGTACCGTATTTCAGCGCATCCAGCAGGAAGCCGAACTTCTCGCGCTGTTCCTGCTCGTTAATGCCGAGAATGCCGAACACCGTCTGCTGCATTTCACCGCTGTGAATACGCACCGAGCCACCGCCCACTTCATAACCGTTGATCACCATATCGTAGGCGTTGGCAATCGCCGTTTCCGGCGCGGCTTTCAGTTCAGCCGGGCTCATATCACGCGGCGAAGTGAACGGGTGGTGCATCGCCGTCAGGCCGCCTTCGCCGTCGTCTTCAAACATCGGGAAGTCGATGACCCACAGCGGAGCCCACTTGCTTTCGTCGGTCAGGTTCAGGTCTTTACCCAGTTTCAGACGCAGCGCGCCCAGCGCATCGGCAACCACTTTTTTGTTGTCCGCGCCGAAGAAAATCATGTCGCCATCCTGCGCGCCGGTGCGCTCAAGGATCGCGCTCACGATGGCGGCGTTAAGGAATTTCGCCACCGGGCTGGTGATCCCGTCGAGACCTTTTGCCGCTTCATTAACCTTGATATACGCAAGGCCTTTTGCGCCGTAAATTTCGATAAATTTGCCGTAGTCGTCAATCTGTTTACGGCTAAGTTGTGCGCCACCTGGCACACGCAGTGCAGCAACGCGGCCTTTTGCATCATTTGCCGGGCCGGAGAAGACTTTAAATTCGACATTTTTGAGCAGGTCAGCGACGTCCACCAGCTCCATCGGGTTACGCAGATCCGGCTTATCGGAACCGTAACGGCGCTCGGCTTCAGCAAAGGTCATGATCGGGAATTCGCCCAGATCGACGCCGCGGATCTCCTGCCACAGCTGGCGAACCAGCGCTTCCATCACTTCACGCACCTGCGGCGCGGTCATAAAAGAGGTTTCCACATCGATCTGGGTAAATTCCGGCTGGCGGTCAGCACGCAGATCTTCATCACGGAAACATTTTACGATCTGGTAGTAACGGTCGAAGCCGGACATCATCAGCAGCTGTTTGAACAACTGCGGTGACTGCGGCAGGGCGTAGAATTTGCCTTTATGTACGCGGCTCGGCACCAGATAGTCGCGCGCGCCTTCCGGCGTGGCTTTGGTCAACATCGGCGTTTCGATGTCGAGGAAGCCGTGGTCATCCATAAAACGGCGCACGAAGCTGGTGATTTTCGCGCGGGTTTTTAGACGCTGCGCCATTTCAGGGCGACGCAGATCGAGGTAGCGGTATTTCAGACGCGCTTCTTCGGTGTTGACGTGATTGGAGTCCAGCGGCAGAACGTCGGAACGGTTGATAATCGTCAGTTCGGTGGCGAAGACTTCGACTTCACCAGTCGCCATATCTTTGTTGGCGTTTTTGCCTTCGCGGGCGCGAACAGTACCGGTAATCTGAATGCAGAACTCATTACGCAGTTCAGAGGCGAGCTTGAACGCATCCTGACGGTCCGGGTCGAAAAACACCTGCACGATGCCTTCACGATCGCGCATATCAATAAAGATAAGGCTTCCGAGGTCACGACGGCGGTTGACCCACCCACAAAGCGTTACTTGCTGTCCCACATGGGACTGATTGAGCTGCCCGCAATATACTGTACGCATGAGATATCCCTTAATTCGCTGCGCGCGACCTGTCACCTGCGGTGCAGGCGCTTTGGTGGCAGCTATTTTCGTATGTCACATCTGGATGAAAAAAGGGGGCTATTATACTGGAAATAATGACCCACGATAAGCCCGCGACCGACTGTACGCACGTTTGCTGCGCGCTTATTGCGCATTCTCACAAAATTTAACAAAAATTGTAAACCGTGGATCGCGGCAGAACGCGTAAGGTAACGCCCGACATCGTTCATTTTACTGGAGTTATTATGCTTGAGCTTAACGCAGAGAAAACCGCGCTGGTGGTTATCGATTTACAGGAAGGCATTCTGCCTTTCGCCGGTGGTCCGCACACGGCACAAGACGTGGTCAAACGCGCTGCGATGCTGGCGGATAAATTCCGCGCGCATGGCGCGCCGGTGGCGCTGGTGCGTGTTGGCTGGTCGTCAGATTTTG
The nucleotide sequence above comes from Kosakonia sp. H02. Encoded proteins:
- the nudB gene encoding dihydroneopterin triphosphate diphosphatase, encoding MSFKHPVSVLVVIYAEDTKRVLMLQRRDDPDFWQSVTGSLEPGETASQAAAREVKEEVNIDVAHEQLSLVDCQRTVEFEIFSHLRHRYAPGVTHNTESWFCLALPHERPIVFTEHLAYRWLDAPAAAALTKSWSNRQAIEEFIINAN
- the aspS gene encoding aspartate--tRNA ligase; the encoded protein is MRTVYCGQLNQSHVGQQVTLCGWVNRRRDLGSLIFIDMRDREGIVQVFFDPDRQDAFKLASELRNEFCIQITGTVRAREGKNANKDMATGEVEVFATELTIINRSDVLPLDSNHVNTEEARLKYRYLDLRRPEMAQRLKTRAKITSFVRRFMDDHGFLDIETPMLTKATPEGARDYLVPSRVHKGKFYALPQSPQLFKQLLMMSGFDRYYQIVKCFRDEDLRADRQPEFTQIDVETSFMTAPQVREVMEALVRQLWQEIRGVDLGEFPIMTFAEAERRYGSDKPDLRNPMELVDVADLLKNVEFKVFSGPANDAKGRVAALRVPGGAQLSRKQIDDYGKFIEIYGAKGLAYIKVNEAAKGLDGITSPVAKFLNAAIVSAILERTGAQDGDMIFFGADNKKVVADALGALRLKLGKDLNLTDESKWAPLWVIDFPMFEDDGEGGLTAMHHPFTSPRDMSPAELKAAPETAIANAYDMVINGYEVGGGSVRIHSGEMQQTVFGILGINEQEQREKFGFLLDALKYGTPPHAGLAFGLDRLTMLLTGTDNIRDVIAFPKTTAAACLMTEAPSFANPASLAELGISVIKKETPESK